A genomic region of Aureimonas populi contains the following coding sequences:
- a CDS encoding response regulator: MAAVPTGPGDDAAHLLVVDDDRRIRSLLSRFLSEHGFRVSTAADAAGARRILEGLDFDLLVVDVMMPGENGLELTRSLSQARDIPILMLTARSEIDDRIGGLEAGADDYLSKPFDPRELMLRINNILRRGAPAPIQKVENVRFGPFTFSLSRRELKRENEVIRLTDREQELMVQFAARAGDTIQRQELIGEETEVGERTVDVQINRLRRKIESDPANPLWLQTVRGIGYRLNIDR; encoded by the coding sequence CTGGCCGCGGTGCCGACCGGGCCGGGAGACGACGCGGCCCACCTCCTGGTGGTGGACGACGACCGGCGCATCCGCAGCCTCCTGTCGCGCTTCCTTTCCGAGCACGGCTTTCGCGTGTCGACCGCCGCCGACGCGGCGGGGGCGCGGCGCATTCTGGAAGGGCTGGATTTCGACCTTCTGGTCGTCGACGTGATGATGCCGGGGGAGAACGGGCTGGAGCTCACCCGCAGCCTGTCGCAGGCGCGCGACATCCCCATCCTGATGCTGACGGCGCGCTCGGAGATCGACGACCGCATCGGGGGGCTGGAGGCGGGGGCGGACGACTACCTCTCCAAGCCCTTCGATCCGCGCGAGCTGATGCTGCGCATCAACAACATCCTGCGGCGCGGCGCGCCCGCGCCGATCCAGAAGGTGGAGAATGTGCGCTTCGGCCCCTTCACCTTCTCTCTCTCGCGCCGCGAGCTGAAGCGGGAGAACGAGGTGATCCGCCTCACGGACAGGGAGCAGGAGTTGATGGTGCAGTTCGCCGCGCGCGCCGGCGACACGATCCAGCGCCAGGAGCTGATCGGGGAGGAGACGGAGGTCGGCGAGCGAACGGTGGACGTCCAGATCAACCGCCTGCGGCGCAAGATCGAGAGCGACCCGGCCAACCCGCTCTGGCTCCAGACCGTGCGCGGCATCGGCTACCGGCTGAACATCGACCGATGA
- a CDS encoding MarR family winged helix-turn-helix transcriptional regulator, whose translation MDARLPDPTPRKPIDRIATDALPTHGELDFRLIELFFFAYREFTADADEILDRYGFGRAHHRILHFVNRDPGMTIAGILDLLQITKQSLSRVLRQLVEDGFIVQLPGDEDRRQRRLYPTQKGRELTLELSRAQVRRIDAALAASGFQNSRWIGDFLFEMGCDRETTREWFHRKGIVKEGAS comes from the coding sequence ATGGATGCCCGCCTGCCCGATCCCACCCCACGAAAGCCGATCGACCGGATCGCGACGGACGCGCTTCCGACACACGGCGAGCTCGATTTCCGCCTGATCGAGCTGTTCTTCTTCGCCTATCGTGAATTCACGGCAGATGCGGACGAGATCCTGGACCGCTACGGCTTCGGGCGCGCGCATCATCGGATCCTGCATTTCGTGAACCGCGATCCGGGCATGACGATCGCGGGCATTCTCGATCTCCTGCAGATCACCAAGCAGTCGCTCTCGCGCGTTCTGCGGCAATTGGTGGAGGACGGCTTCATCGTGCAACTGCCGGGCGACGAGGACCGGCGGCAGCGCCGCCTCTATCCCACCCAGAAGGGGCGCGAGCTGACGCTGGAGCTTTCGCGGGCGCAGGTGCGCCGGATCGACGCGGCGCTCGCCGCGTCCGGTTTCCAGAACTCGCGCTGGATCGGCGACTTCCTGTTCGAGATGGGGTGCGACCGGGAAACGACGCGCGAGTGGTTCCACCGCAAGGGCATCGTCAAGGAGGGCGCGTCTTGA
- a CDS encoding branched-chain amino acid aminotransferase — translation MSVPFDQLDGEIWFNGEFVPWKDAKIHVLTHGLHYASSVFEGERAYGGEIFKLREHTERLIESGRILGFKVPYGADEIDDACNELLRRQGFTDAYVRPIAWRGSEMMGVSAQHNRINVAIAIWQWPSYFDPEQRMKGIRLDLAEYRRPDPRTAPSKSKASGLYMICTISKHAAEAKGYADALMLDWRGQVAEATGANVFFVKDGVIHTPTPDCFLDGITRRTVIELARRRGFEVKVRAIMPEEMEGFEECFLCGTAAEVTPVSEIGPYRFTPGETTRRLVEDYMAEVQPKRMAAE, via the coding sequence ATGAGCGTTCCGTTCGATCAACTGGACGGCGAAATCTGGTTCAACGGCGAGTTCGTTCCCTGGAAGGACGCGAAGATTCACGTCCTGACCCACGGGCTGCACTATGCCAGCTCCGTGTTCGAGGGCGAGCGCGCTTATGGGGGCGAGATCTTCAAGCTGCGCGAGCACACCGAGCGGCTGATCGAATCGGGCCGCATCCTCGGCTTCAAGGTGCCCTACGGCGCCGACGAGATCGATGACGCCTGCAACGAGCTTCTGCGCCGCCAGGGCTTCACGGATGCCTATGTGCGCCCCATCGCCTGGCGCGGCTCGGAGATGATGGGCGTCTCCGCCCAGCACAACCGCATCAATGTGGCCATCGCCATCTGGCAGTGGCCGAGCTATTTCGACCCCGAGCAGCGCATGAAGGGCATCCGCCTGGACCTGGCCGAGTATCGCCGCCCGGACCCGCGCACCGCGCCCTCCAAATCCAAGGCGTCCGGCCTCTACATGATCTGCACCATCTCCAAGCACGCGGCCGAGGCCAAGGGCTATGCGGACGCGCTCATGCTGGACTGGCGCGGGCAGGTGGCCGAGGCGACCGGCGCCAACGTGTTCTTCGTCAAGGACGGCGTTATCCATACGCCCACGCCCGACTGCTTCCTGGACGGCATCACCCGGCGCACCGTCATCGAGCTGGCCCGGCGGCGCGGCTTCGAGGTGAAGGTGCGCGCCATCATGCCCGAGGAGATGGAAGGCTTCGAGGAGTGCTTCCTCTGCGGCACGGCCGCCGAGGTGACGCCCGTTTCCGAGATCGGCCCCTACCGTTTCACGCCGGGCGAGACCACGCGCCGGCTGGTGGAAGACTACATGGCCGAAGTGCAGCCCAAGCGCATGGCGGCCGAGTAG
- a CDS encoding MBL fold metallo-hydrolase has protein sequence MSLRMQIVPVTPFEQNCCIFFDELTKQAVVVDPGGDVERILAAVRERGLAVEAIWLTHGHIDHAGGAMDLKDALGVEIVGPHRDDRMLLDRLEDQARMFGLPGSVRNARPDRWLEEGDTLSLGEHVFEVIHAPGHAPGHVVFFNRAANFLHAGDVLFSGSIGRTDLPGGDHATLIDTIKRKILPLGDDVGFICGHGPGGRLGEERRTNPFLV, from the coding sequence ATGAGCCTTCGCATGCAGATCGTTCCCGTCACGCCCTTCGAGCAGAACTGCTGCATCTTCTTCGACGAGCTTACGAAGCAGGCGGTGGTGGTCGATCCGGGCGGGGATGTGGAGCGCATCCTGGCGGCGGTGCGCGAGCGCGGGCTTGCGGTGGAGGCCATCTGGCTGACGCATGGCCATATCGACCATGCCGGCGGCGCGATGGACCTGAAGGACGCGCTCGGCGTCGAGATCGTCGGGCCGCACCGCGACGACCGCATGTTGCTCGACCGGCTGGAGGACCAAGCCAGGATGTTCGGCCTTCCCGGCTCGGTGCGCAACGCCCGGCCCGACCGCTGGCTGGAGGAGGGCGACACGCTCTCGCTCGGGGAGCATGTGTTCGAGGTCATCCACGCGCCGGGCCATGCGCCGGGCCATGTCGTCTTCTTCAACCGCGCGGCCAACTTCCTCCATGCCGGCGACGTGCTCTTCTCCGGCTCGATCGGCCGCACCGACCTGCCGGGCGGCGATCACGCCACGCTGATCGACACGATCAAGCGCAAGATCCTGCCGCTGGGCGACGATGTGGGCTTCATCTGCGGCCACGGGCCGGGCGGGCGCCTGGGCGAGGAACGGCGCACCAATCCCTTCCTGGTCTGA
- a CDS encoding cold-shock protein, whose product MAQTGTVKFFNTEKGFGFIKPDNGGADIFVHISAVQASGLNGLVENQKVSYDTEPDKRGKGPKAVNLQTAD is encoded by the coding sequence ATGGCGCAGACCGGCACGGTCAAATTCTTCAACACCGAGAAGGGCTTCGGCTTCATCAAGCCGGACAATGGCGGCGCGGACATCTTCGTGCACATCTCGGCGGTCCAGGCTTCGGGCCTCAACGGCCTCGTCGAGAACCAGAAGGTTTCCTACGATACCGAGCCCGACAAGCGCGGCAAGGGCCCCAAGGCCGTCAATCTGCAGACCGCGGACTAA
- a CDS encoding DUF1772 domain-containing protein: MLQLAIAALVSAALFAGAALYISLVEHPARLGLADAPLLAQWKPSYRRALPIQSGLALAGGVAGVIVGYLATDWIWFAGSALLLANWPFTLSVIMPVNKRLMAIEEKEAGAESRALLVKWGKLHNIRSALGAATTLLYAWALAGAG, translated from the coding sequence ATGTTGCAACTTGCCATAGCTGCTCTCGTTTCGGCCGCGCTGTTCGCTGGCGCCGCGCTCTACATCAGCCTTGTCGAGCATCCGGCTCGCCTCGGATTGGCGGACGCTCCCCTGCTGGCGCAGTGGAAGCCCAGTTACAGGCGAGCGCTGCCGATCCAGTCCGGGCTGGCGCTGGCAGGGGGCGTGGCAGGAGTGATCGTCGGATATCTTGCGACGGATTGGATATGGTTTGCGGGAAGCGCCCTGTTGCTCGCCAACTGGCCGTTCACGCTGTCTGTCATCATGCCGGTCAACAAACGCTTGATGGCGATCGAGGAAAAGGAGGCGGGTGCTGAAAGCCGAGCACTGTTGGTGAAGTGGGGAAAGCTGCACAACATCAGGAGCGCACTCGGCGCAGCCACGACGCTGCTCTACGCGTGGGCGCTGGCAGGCGCGGGCTGA
- a CDS encoding zinc-dependent alcohol dehydrogenase family protein: MLVRMRASAINPSDLIPVTGAYRHRTALPFVPGYDGVGVVADVGPGVDPAMLGRRVLPLGSAGNWSTWKALPAEWCIDVPDDIADEQAAMAYINPLTARLMVQALSPKPGARIGMTAGASSIGRMLIRLLHAAGALPLAIVRSERSRHALRGEPVEIIEESRPLPSLDAGLDAVGGLAGARLAAAIEPAGVLLHYGLLSGRPLTGALLEKAKASVRMFRLRDWVHASPRSDFRAAMAEAFGDIRTGLSASPVAAAYPLSAFQDALLHNARPDRRGKILLRL; this comes from the coding sequence GTGCTGGTGCGGATGCGGGCGAGCGCGATCAATCCCTCGGATCTGATCCCGGTCACGGGCGCGTACCGGCATCGCACGGCCCTGCCGTTCGTGCCGGGTTACGATGGGGTCGGTGTCGTTGCCGACGTCGGACCGGGTGTCGATCCGGCGATGCTCGGCCGCCGCGTGCTGCCGCTCGGCTCGGCGGGCAACTGGTCGACATGGAAGGCCCTGCCGGCGGAATGGTGCATCGATGTGCCGGACGACATCGCGGACGAGCAGGCCGCGATGGCCTACATCAACCCGCTCACGGCAAGGCTGATGGTGCAGGCATTGTCGCCGAAGCCCGGCGCCCGGATCGGCATGACCGCTGGAGCCTCGAGCATCGGCCGCATGCTGATCCGCCTTCTGCATGCGGCCGGGGCGCTGCCCCTCGCGATCGTTCGTAGCGAGCGGTCGCGGCATGCCCTGCGTGGTGAGCCCGTCGAGATCATCGAGGAAAGCAGACCCCTTCCATCTCTGGACGCGGGGCTCGACGCGGTGGGCGGCCTTGCCGGGGCGCGTCTGGCGGCCGCCATCGAGCCTGCTGGCGTGCTGCTTCACTACGGCCTTCTTTCCGGTCGGCCCCTCACGGGCGCTCTATTGGAAAAGGCGAAGGCGAGCGTGCGGATGTTCCGGCTCCGGGACTGGGTCCATGCCTCACCCCGCTCGGACTTCCGAGCGGCGATGGCCGAGGCGTTCGGGGATATCAGAACGGGGCTTTCCGCCTCGCCCGTCGCGGCCGCCTATCCCCTTTCGGCCTTCCAGGACGCGCTCCTTCACAATGCGCGCCCCGATCGAAGGGGCAAAATCCTGCTGCGCCTTTGA